In Littorina saxatilis isolate snail1 linkage group LG8, US_GU_Lsax_2.0, whole genome shotgun sequence, a single genomic region encodes these proteins:
- the LOC138974190 gene encoding uncharacterized protein, translated as MASPNRGEDTRDNLVDIVKQLYPDALTRTVVVPPVHLTRVPYNTDTVPGTDQEVLVLPSSEQLLQQQGYIQADFAQQHVLHNLQQLGDSGKEVMFVVSELNFKDYLNKPFYAKHTGKLPKPATLPKELRHHGKQGDFDILVIHRQYGILVGEIKSVGKTEASRADTEVVKVIDKAVKQLDKCEVHARHMVSDIAPGLTVRKTLFLPNVSRAQLQRILHDETNSKLQQAVCQSLGAANTAEAIQLCCCSDQLSQPASYWHVTPAVLSQLNTWWQHRMTCAVDTRLTDQLYLDIVARFVGPATTVSVPCYNNVRVEVRTAGQAVAELGRRLALLVLTLQQLDLMNRDPPLVYITGAPGTGKTVVLVLQGLRWLRDGNDVHVISTLYDTRAVSTSITQQLGMSLSAGPTPSLTPGSVSYHRYDFWNREADVEQAVTDLLDLACVNGGHLHVLLDEVFFDSSGKQGPRHTQLVTRLAQQVPHLYLWCVGVLNTEIPPALQTQVFTVPLRSAPAVLREIQPVIHRYPVNDYSDSGVPAPGDGLSVIRLSHHGNAHTGRWPVDCAQCGQDIAAVLRRLGVGRSVANSPSRLSYRDVFVLTRSDDLHDDVTDEAGRVTSPASGVVQGLKDAGVPVSVLGYQDWLHNRARWEGAVQDVAVAATDTVTVARYGYVPGLERRVVAVLQDRDQGDDDRGRTDEQIDLQDRLYAVSRCTTQLIMVRTPPVTTTTTPSLTTTTTPTTTTTPSLNYNNHYPHHPRHNLIQEPQRPPTAQRAPPSPATTTTTTIAKRRRDRKCVLS; from the exons ATGGCGAGCCCCAACAGAGGTGAGGAcacccgtgacaacttggtggacattgtgaaacagctgtaccctgacgctctcacccgcaCCGTTGTTGTTCCCCCTGTCCATCTTACCCGGGTGCCGTATAACACGGACACAGTACCCGGTACTGATCAGGAAGTGCTTGTGCTGCCCTCTAGTGAGCAGCTTCTGCAGCAGCAGGGCTACATTCAGGCAGACTTTGCACAGCAGCACGTGCTGCACAACTTGCAGCAGCTCGGAGATTCCGGAAAGGAGGTCATGTTCGTGGTGTCTGAGCTGAACTTTAAGGACTACCTCAACAAGCCGTTCTACGCCAAACACACAGGCAAGCTCCCAAAGCCAGCAACCTTACCTAAGGAGCTTCGGCATCACGGGAAGCAGGGAGACTTTGACATCCTGGTGATTCACCGACAGTATGGTATCCTGGTCGGAGAAATCAAATCTGTCGGTAAGACCGAGGCAAGCCGAGCGGACACTGAGGTGGTCAAGGTTATTGACAAGGCGGTCAAGCAGCTGGACAAGTGTGAGGTGCACGCCAGACACATGGTCAGTGACATCGCTCCCGGCCTGACTGTGAGGAAGACTCTCTTTCTACCCAACGTCAGCCGCGCTCAGCTACAGCGGATTCTGCATGATGAGACAAATTCCAAGTTACAACag GCGGTGTGTCAGAGCCTGGGTGCAGCCAATACAGCGGAGGCCATACAGCTGTGCTGTTGCTCTGACCAATTGTCCCAGCCTGCATCGTACTGGCACGTGACACCCGCCGTGTTATCACAGCTGAACACCTGGTGGCAACACAGGATGACTTGTGCTGTGGACACTCGGCTCACTGATCAACTTTACCTGGACATCGTGGCAAG GTTCGTTGGACCGGCCACCACGGTGTCTGTCCCCTGCTACAACAACGTTCGTGTGGAGGTGCGGACTGCAGGACAGGCGGTGGCGGAACTGGGGCGGAGGCTGGCACTTCTGGTTCTGACCCTGCAACAGCTTGACCTCATGAACCGAGATCCGCCACTGGTCTACATTACGGGAGCGCCAGGAACAG GTAAGACGGTGGTGCTGGTCCTACAGGGATTGCGGTGGCTGCGAGACGGGAATGATGTGCACGTCATCTCGACATTGTACGACACCCGGGCCGTCAGCACATCCATCACACAACAGCTGGGGATGTCGCTGAGCGCGGGCCCAACGCCTTCCCTGACACCAGGCAGCGTGTCGTACCACCGATACGATTTCTGGAACAGGGAGGCTGATGTCGAGCAGGCAGTCACCGACCTCTTAGACTTAGCGTGTGTGAATGGCGGCCACCTGCACGTCTTGCTCGATGAGGTGTTCTTTGACAGCAG TGGTAAGCAGGGTCCCCGTCACACACAGCTTGTAACACGCCTAGCGCAGCAAGTACCACACCTGTACCTGTGGTGTGTCGGTGTTCTGAACACCGAGATACCCCCAGCACTGCAGACACAGGTGTTCACTGTCCCCCTCCGCTCGGCACCCGCCGTCCTCCGTGAAATTCAACCCGTGATTCACAGGTATCCTGTCAACGACTACAGCGACAGCGGCGTGCCTGCCCCTGGGGACGGGCTGAGCGTGATACGGCTGAGTCACCATGGCAACGCTCACACAGGTCGGTGGCCAGTGGACTGCGCACAGTGTGGTCAGGATATCGCTGCCGTGCTGCGCCGTCTGGGTGTGG GGAGGAGCGTCGCCAACAGTCCCTCCCGGCTGAGCTACCGCGACGTGTTCGTCCTGACCAGAAGCGACGATCTACATGATGACGTCACGGATGAGGCAGGGCGGGTGACGTCACCAGCTAGCGGCGTGGTGCAGGGACTGAAGGATGCAGGTGTGCCGGTGAGTGTGTTGGGGTATCAAGACTGGCTACACAACAGGGCGAGGTGGGAGGGAGCTGTGCAGGACGTGGCGGTGGCGGCAACGGACACAGTGACAGTAGCGAGGTATGGCTATGTGCCAGGCCTGGAGCGGCGCGTGGTGGCCGTGTTGCAGGACAGAGATCAGGGTGATGATGATAGAGGGAGGACTGATGAGCAGATTGATCTTCAAGACAGGCTGTATGCAGTATCACGCTGCACCACACAGCTCATCATGGTCCGCACGCCTcctgtcaccaccaccaccacgccaTCCCTTACAACAACCactacccccaccaccaccaccacgccaTCCCTTAATTACAACAACCACTACCCCCACCACCCACGCCACAACCTAATACAAGAACCACAACGACCGCCGACAGCACAACGAGCACCGCCATCACCAGCGacgacgaccaccaccaccatcgccAAAAGGCGGAGAGATAGGAAGTGTGTCTTGTCGTGA